Sequence from the Esox lucius isolate fEsoLuc1 chromosome 6, fEsoLuc1.pri, whole genome shotgun sequence genome:
ataatgcaccatgtcacaaagctcgaatcatttcaaattggtttcttgaacatgacaatgagttcactgtactgaaatggcccccacattcaccagatctcaacccaatagagcatctttgggatgtggtggaacgggagcttcgtgccctggatgtgcatcccacaaatctccatcaacagcaagatgctatcctatcaatatgggccaacatttctaaagaatgctttcagtaccttgatgaatcaatgccacgtagaattaaggcagatctgaaggcgaaagggggtcaaacacagtattagtatggtgttcctaataatcctttaggtgagtgtacgtaCTTAAATGGTTCAAAGTCAGCATTCTTAAGTAACGGCGTCCTCTTTGCCTCTCTACCATACAGGCCACATTTATGGAGTGCTTGGggcattgttgtcacatgcgtACTTTATCCAGGCTTGGTcaaatagattatttttttgtcacaaCCCTGACTTGAATGGGAACTGCTATATAGGGACAATCTAGGGAATATATTTCTATGGTCGATTGAAGCTGTCagttgtattatatatatacagctccggataaaattaagacaccactgcacctttttctttcttttccaaaaaaagttgaaaaggaaggttttgagtgaggaacagaagacttcaatttgcagtggtctcttaattttaacccttctgttcctcactcaaatccttccttttcgactgtttttggaaaggacagaaaaaggtccagtagtctcttaattttttctgaagctgtatacataaaaaagaaaagttgtCCTCATTTCTGATAATACTTATAGACAGACTGATAGCTAGGCAGACAGGAAGATATCGATATACACAGATAAATAGATAGAAGTACAGCCGCAACCCATTAGGCAAGATCTATTACCCCAACTTGTCCGACCAGTAGCCTTTGTCGCTCTGCCTTTTCCAACTGTCTCTATAACCACCAGTTACAAAAGGCTAAACATCCCAGAGAATAGATTAGTATTTGTGAagaaatacaatacaaacaaaAGTCAGCAAACTGAGCAGAAGGGATATTCCCCAAGGTCGACAGATGCAGCTATGCTTTTCAAAACCAAGCTATTTTTAGTTCAAAGAAGCATTTCGAACTGCTCAGTGTGAAGAGCAAAGAAGTGAAGCTGGAGCTTCCTTGGGCTTATTGTTTCGCTTGGCCTTCTTTAAAGCCTGAATATATTGAGGTTTTCAGTTATTTAAAGTGTTTGACAAACAAACCAATAGTGTCATAGTCTGACCAACTGCAAGGAAACCAGCGTTATCCAGCATACCATAATTCAAAGATCAAGCAGCCGATTACAGGAGCATGTTACAATTGCTAAAatgttctctttctgtccttcctGTAAAAACCTCTCACTCTGCTCGCCCCTCAGGTCGGAGACATGGAATGGGACAGCTGAAGTTCTCTGATGGAACCTGCTACTCGGGACAGTTTGAGAACGGATTGTTCCATGGCTCGGGGGTGCTCCTCTTCCCAGACGGATCGAGGTGCGTGCACGTTTGTGAGCTTGTGCACAAATGTGCAGCTTCTTCATTTCGTACCTTGTTCTTCATCCCTAGATATGAGGGGGAGTTTGTCCAGGGGAAGTTTCAGGGAACAGGGGTCTTCAGTCGCTTTGATGGGATGAAGTTTGAAGGAGAGTTCAAGAGTGGACGTGTGGAAGGATACGGTACGTTCATCAAACATCTGTATTAGGAGTAAAAGTTGCAAGATTAAACctacacatttttcatttcttatttttgtgTTTCAATCGGTTTGCCATCCTCCATGTTGTCTATGTGTCCAGGGCTACTGACGTctccatgttgtgtctgtgtgtccagagCTACTGACTTctccatgttgtgtctgtgtgtccagagCTACTGACGTctccatgttgtgtctgtgtgtccagggCTACCGACGTctccatgttgtgtctgtgtgtccagggCTACTGACGTctccatgttgtgtctgtgtgtccagagCTACTGACGTctccatgttgtgtctgtgtgtccagggCTACCGACGTctccatgttgtgtctgtgtgtccagagCTACCGACGTctccatgttgtgtctgtgtgtccagggCTACCGACGTctccatgttgtgtctgtgtgtccagagCTACCGACGTctccatgttgtgtctgtgtgtccagggCTACCGACGTctccatgttgtgtctgtgtgtccagggCTACCGACGTctccatgttgtgtctgtgtgtccagggCTACCGACGTctccatgttgtgtctgtgtgtccagggCTACCGACGTctccatgttgtgtctgtgtgtccagggCTACCGACGTctccatgttgtgtctgtgtgtccagggCTACCGACGTctccatgttgtgtctgtgtgtccagggCTACCGACGTctccatgttgtgtctgtgtgtccagagCTACCGACGTCTCCATGTTGTGTCTATGTGTCCAGGGCTACCGACGTctccatgttgtgtctgtgtgtccagggCTACCGACGTctccatgttgtgtctgtgtgtccagggCTACCGACGTctccatgttgtgtctgtgtgtccagggCTACCGACGTctccatgttgtgtctgtgtgtccagggCTACCGACGTctccatgttgtgtctgtgtgtccagggCTACCGACGTctccatgttgtgtctgtgtgtccagggCTACCGACGTctccatgttgtgtctgtgtgtccagggCTACCGACGTctccatgttgtgtctgtgtgtccagggCTACCGACGTctccatgttgtgtctgtgtgtccagggCTACCGACGTctccatgttgtgtctgtgtgtccagggCTACCGACGTctccatgttgtgtctgtgtgtccagggCTACCGACGTctccatgttgtgtctgtgtgtccagggCTGCTGACGTTTCCAGATGGGAACCACGGTGTGCCGCGTAACGAAGGCCTGTTTGAGAACCATAAGCTGCAGAAGAGGGAGAAGTGCCCGGGGGTGATTCAACGGGCACAGGGAGCAGCTTCCACCGCCCGCAGTCTGACTCTGTGACCCTGCACACACCAAAGACCCCAGCAGGACACTCAAAGGAATGACCAGCGGTTCAGCAAATGGACTCAAGACTGTTGGACAAATCTGAATGATGGGACCTCACCAGGACCACAGTACAACATCCTGCTACAGGCACTCAGGGACGGACAGAATTATGCACCAGGGTTGGGTTTCATTATGAACTGTTATGTGGTCTTGCTGTAATACCAAATTAGTCGTTGaatttgaagtgttttgaaATTGCCACTCTGCACAGGAATTtaactgaatttgaatgaaagtaattataatttagttatacatgtttaattgaaattatatttgttggttttccagttctatgagtgacATACTGTAAATTAGAAACAAAAAACTTAAAACTCACTCTCCCAAAATGgtttttaaattattacagTGGTCTGGAAATATACTTAGACCATTCTATAATTTAGCAACAAGGCACAAGGGaggtggtatatggccaatatactgcATCTAAGGGCTGTCAATAggcacaacaaaatgtgaatgttGTTACTGGCCATGTGATAAAACTCCACAGGGCGGCTTATTGCTAATATACACAGGTAACTTACATGGTTGTTGTCATTCCCATGGTATCTGATCCGATATACGCTACTGTTCAATGGTTTGgagtcatttaaaaatgtccttgtttttgaaagaaaagcaaatttctggtccattaaaataacgtcaaattaatcagaaatacagtatagacattCTTAATGTTGTatattactattgtagctggaaactgatGCTTTTTAACAGAATacctacataggcgtacagaggcccattatcagcaaccatccatcctgtgttccaatggcacgttgtgtttgctaatccaggtttagtattttaaaaggctaagtgataattagaaaatccttttgcgattatgttagcacagccaAAAAATGTTGTGCCcattaaaaaagcaataaaactggccttcattATACTAGTTGAGTacctgaagcatcagcaattgtgggtccaattacaggttcaaaatggccagaaacaaatcattttcttctgaaacttaAAGGGGGTAGTGTTTGGTTGGCTCAACCCATTTGAACGTGGTCAAGGAGGACTGTTAGGTGTGTTGTGAAGAAGACCATTTGTTTGAATCCCACATGGGACAGGCTTAGGGTTCGTGGAGGAAGAGGTATTAGCTAAACAGCATGATAAAAATGTTCAGCCATTTATAACATAAGCTGAGTATTAGAGAGCTCACATACAGCGGACTACAGTATATGCTAAGATCAACTACAGTTTAAGACCGATCTACTGTAAGGTCTGTGGGAAAATGACCTATTGTCATATTGGTATTGTAGGAAGATAACTTATTTCGTGTTTGCCTTAACGAGATGTGTTGGAGTAATGCGGTCAAGACACAACTGTTAAGGAGGAGGACAGTTAATTGACGTCCTCTTTCCTCCCCTCTGCGATCCTGTCCTAtctttccctcctcctctcctcccagccCACACTCATCCATCCTCATGTCCTCTACACTTAACCCGTCCTATTCTCTCTCAAtacctcctgtcctctcctctaccTGCCCTGAGGGTTTATCCAGGAGCCTGACATCGTAATtaggctaacacacacacaaaaatcgTCCTCTTAGACAATCACTTGAGATTCCATTCATTCAAGTCCAGTGCTTTCCCACTCGGACAGCCGTTTTGGTTGGAGAGGGTCAAATTGACTGGCACAATTTAACGGAATTAATAGTCTGAAAGTATGTATTCTTCCAAAAACATCACATAACGCATTCACTAGTTTTGTCACAAAAGACGTTCAAGATGTGACTGAGGGAACCAGTTGATAAGATTGCAGTTGCTGTTTGTTCTGTAAGGTGTGTACAGAATAgcggttcccaaccaggggtgaTAGGACCTATCTACAGGAGGTACTTCAGAAGACTCATGAGGCCATAAGATTAAAGGTCAAATGCACATGGGGGGGTACATGGCCTTGCAGCTGTCAGCAGAGGTCTCTGGTATGCCAGGGCTTCAGGGGTACTCAATGCAGGTCAAAGTTCAGTAGGTAGTAGTGTCACCGAAGAAGGTTGTAAACCTATGTATAAGACTATATCAGTTTAGTTCAAGGGTTAGTTACACTTAGGCCGTTAGGGAAACACCTATATTCCCTGTCATTATGAATATATCTCAATGTATGTATTGAGTGGGATTGAATTGTAGTTGGATTCTACTAGACTATGGTGTGATCATTCAAAATAATCCATTACACTGTACAGTTTACTCTGGATCTGGTTTTGTCAGTGGATGCCTAGAGCCTTAACTGAAGACAATGGAATCTCTGAGAAGCAGATGTGTCTACAAAGAAACCATCATTATCAGATACTCTCTGGGGAGGAACAGAGTATGTATCATTAAAAGAGTGTTAGTGCCACATGGTAAAGATGGCTCAATGAATGCATGACAATAACAGACAAAGAGGCTTCTCAGTCTGTTTTCAACAGAAGAATTCAAATTTTGGACATTCCAGCTGCTAGTTCGACAATTAAAATTATCATCTTAATTTTCCTTCTCTTTGTTGATATCGTTTTGTTTTTTGAGAGACAACAAAGTAAGTAATAAttcaattaatgtatttaatagatACGTAGGTTGTGTACCACAACGCCAAATGCTTCTTTCTCCATATTGAATCCATGGTGTTCTTCCACATAATGTTTGTCCCTTTACACATAGTCTTATGAACATTTTCCCCTAGAGAGAAAATTAGCTGTCTCTACCACAAAATGAATGtcaataatagaaataaattacagtttagtcaataatataatatatatcttCAGTCCTTGTTAATTGAGAAGGTGTGGAATTTTGTGAAGAATTTGCACATTTCAATAATGTCTTCCTCAAAGGTTATGTCTGAGAGTTTTGAAGCTTGTATTATAAACAGTACAGCCTAAAATAGCATGTGGGCAGGGTTCATGTTTGCATGGTATGTCAGGTGCATCAGTGAAACATTCATGTGTATTTCTTTCATCGTGTCTCTCTGGCATAGCctattttcagttgtttttctgtcctaTCTCTTCAGACTATCTGATTTATGGCCAGACAAGACCATGCAGCTGATCAGTCAGCCTTGGTTGTCATGACATTCATCTAAAGTGCAACGGATTCTTTTCACTCAGGCAGACAGGAAGATGCTTTAGCGTTTAAGTGTAAGAATGGGATTCTACGGCAACCAAACATGAAGTAGACATGGAATATAGTGTATTTTTGTAAACTGTGATGAACTTGAGTTCTCCTCTGGTTTATAAatgaaaagacaaacaaaagaaTCATTATCATGACAAACATATCATTGACAGTCCATCAGGTTCTCTAGACAACAGAGCTCTACATGAATCCAATGGCAGTTGAACCAAGCCCTGCTGTTATAACCGTAAGGTAACCTAACAGGTCAGTCTGGTTAAGTGGTCTGCTGCAGGTGTAACCATTATGCCCTGCCCCATATTCTCTAAAAATGCTACAAATACTATATCGTTTTTCTCCTGTCCCCCAAATCAATAGTCTAATGTAACCTCTTCGTCCTCCTTTCCATGCCTGGGGTAACACAAAGACAGTAGAGACAGTATTTTACTAAACATGTTCTGTGACAGTAGGCCAGTGTGTCCTCTGCTTATCTTCAGCCTCATGTGAAAAGCCTTGAAAAACCGTGAACAACTCATAACAAACTGCACTTTTCCAATGACGATAATGGCAGTGCCTGAACAGAACTTGTGCTGTGAACATTTATTCACTAATAAGGATATAGAAAGGATGGAGAACAAAGTTACCTGAACTCCTGCTTTTTCCCGGGGTTTGATGTGGCTATAGTGTGGGTGGACTGGAGCTTCCAGAACGTTCTGGGTAAATGcagactgatgttttttttggggcgcggactgatgttttgggtgcggactgatgtttttttataaacagAGCTCAAACTCGCCCATAAACATGAATGCTCAACACCATTGAGCACCGAGGTTAGGCTTGGTAAAGGACCCAGGAAATACGTTGGCAAATCCACACGTGTTTTATTTGGTACAAAGGTATGATGCTATCAAAACATGGACCTACTCCATCATTTTAATCACCTCATAAAAATActtcaaaaaatgtaatgcacttgagaatttttttatttaatatgctCATGCATAGTTAAAGAGGGAAAAGCCAGTATTGACAGTACTGCTAAATCTTTACATACCGATTATCTGACCAGACTATGTGGTGAGACGCTGTGCCTCTATTACAGAAACGTCTTTTCAGGCTTTTTAAAGCTCTTTAGGATCCGCAAAGAGCTGCTTTTTAAGTTCTAACCaagctgaaggtttgagcacTTACATCGCCAAACCGCCCACTTCAAAGGACTTTacccaaaaaaaaattcagctAAGCAAATAACAGAAATGGTCTCCTGTCTTTGGTTTCAATGCACACCATCAGACATTAATGTGTCATGTCCAAGAAAGACATACTGTGTTAAAGCAGCAGTAAAAGAAAACCTTGAGATGGGTGATACATAAATGAAACGCCATTAACATAAAGTGCTTGGGTATGCAGGAAATATATGACACAATGTATTTCATAAGGTTAATGTGCTGAAATCCTGAGACCCCATTACCACTAGGAGAGAAAACACTGTCAGAccgctatatatatatacacagtacacccctcacatgtttgtaaatatttgattgtatcttttcatgtgacaacactgaagaaatgacactttgttacaatgtaaagtagtgagtgtacagcttgtacagctttttaaaattatatatacagtacaggccaaaagtttggacacaccatctcattcaatgcgtttcctttattttcatgactatttacctTGTAGATTctcaaagggtggctactttgaggaatctaaaatataagacatgttttcagttatttcacacttttttgtcaagtacataattccatatgtgttcattcatagttttgatgccttcagtgagaatctacaatgtaaatagtcatgaaaataaagaaaacgcattgaatgagaaggtgtgtccaaacttttggcctgtactgtatacactcacctaaaggattattaggaacaccatactaatactgtgtttgaccccctttcgccttcagaactgccttaattctacgtggcattgattcaacaaggtgctgaaagcattctttagaaatgttggcccatgtgacaacactgaagaaatgacactttgttacaatgtaaagtagtgagtgtacagcttgtacagctttttaaaattatatatacagtacaggccaaaagtttggacacaccatctcattcaatgcgtttcctttattttcatgactatttacctTGTAGATTctcaaagggtggctactttgaggaatctaaaatataagacatgttttcagttatttcacacttttttgtcaagtacataattccatatgtgttcattcatagttttgatgccttcagtgagaatctacaatgtaaatagtcatgaaaataaagaaaacgcattgaatgagaaggtgtgtccaaacttttggcctgtactgtatacactcacctaaaggattattaggaacaccatactaatactgtgtttgaccccctttcgccttcagaactgccttaattctacgtggcattgattcaacaaggtgctgaaagcattctttagaaatgttggcccatgttgataggatagcatcttgcagttgatggagatttgtgggatgcacatccagggcacgaagctcccgttccaccacatcccaaagatgctctattgggttgagatctggtgattgcgggggccatttcagtacagtgaactcattgtcatgttcaagaaaccaatttgaaattattcgagctttgtgacatggtgcattatcctgctggaagtagccttcagaggatgggtacatggtggtcataaagggatggacatggtcagaaacaatgctcaggaatttggcatttaaacgatgcccaattggcactaaggggcctaaagtgtgccaagaaaacatcccccacaccattacaccaccaccaccagcctgcacagtggtaacaaggcatgatggatccatgttctcattctgtttacgccaaattctcactctaccatctgaatgtctcaacagaaatcgagactcatcagaccaggcaacattcttccagtcttcaactgtccaattgtggtgagcttgtgcaaatggtagcctctttttcctatttgtggtggagatgagtggtacccagtggggtcttctgctgttgta
This genomic interval carries:
- the morn4 gene encoding MORN repeat-containing protein 4 isoform X1, whose product is MTLTRGSFTYTTGEEYHGEWKEGRRHGMGQLKFSDGTCYSGQFENGLFHGSGVLLFPDGSRYEGEFVQGKFQGTGVFSRFDGMKFEGEFKSGRVEGYGLLTFPDGNHGVPRNEGLFENHKLQKREKCPGVIQRAQGAASTARSLTL
- the morn4 gene encoding MORN repeat-containing protein 4 isoform X2, which produces MGQLKFSDGTCYSGQFENGLFHGSGVLLFPDGSRYEGEFVQGKFQGTGVFSRFDGMKFEGEFKSGRVEGYGLLTFPDGNHGVPRNEGLFENHKLQKREKCPGVIQRAQGAASTARSLTL